The Parachlamydia acanthamoebae genome has a window encoding:
- a CDS encoding UTP--glucose-1-phosphate uridylyltransferase, with protein sequence MSMIAIPPNLSLEKQKAELEPLIESLKKTPSIEKKIELITHFKQVAQEFEALIQRYPFITEVSKPEILCVKSLLAIEQGHLLFQEETILEDDADNFNLLLEQLLPIESFYQEMGGLIGYHHAVISLILEQKNPPAKHPNRSYHNPEGYDFSHENDDTWQAVKWGIENLSSLSLIYPVGGAGDRLNLMDETTGEPLPAAQLLFCGRTLLEGLLRDLQGQEYLYYKLYGKQLVTPVAMMTSHEKNNHQHIYQICERNLWFNRSRDNVFLFIQPLVPVITQEGHWLLKDPFSLKLKPGGHGVIWKLAKDAGLFEWLKEKKRPHALIRQINNPLAGTDDTLLGFVGIGSHQNKVFGFASCPRYLNTAEGMNVVVEDKINGTYRYCTTNIEYTEFKKCGLSDIPCKEGSVYSAFPANTNILFANLQQIEQIIETHPLPGKLINMKSSVSVECAEGTKEIPAGRLETTMQNIADAIFDNFDHRLEPKDYHVLKTYLTYHERLKTISVTKHSLCPNGSLAETPEKCFYDLMQNMHALLSQKCHLEMPAMPSEEEYQKQGPSFIALFHPALGPLHSIIAQKISQGKMAHQSELILEIAEILLHHVELQGSLKIYADRALGYLNKEDIIHYGEQSGKCRLKNVKIRNKGIDFSQKNMFWKQDIHHLESMQIKIHGNGEFIAENVTFEGNIQIEVPHGHQMRAYQKDNQIVYETTQIKKPSWYWSYAWNSHHRIKLTQTFS encoded by the coding sequence ATGAGTATGATTGCTATTCCCCCTAATTTATCCCTTGAAAAACAAAAAGCTGAACTCGAACCTCTCATTGAATCTCTCAAAAAAACCCCTTCCATTGAGAAAAAGATCGAACTGATTACACACTTTAAACAGGTTGCACAAGAATTTGAAGCACTGATTCAACGCTATCCTTTTATTACAGAAGTTTCTAAACCCGAAATCTTATGTGTTAAATCTCTATTAGCTATTGAGCAAGGACACCTCCTTTTTCAAGAAGAAACGATTTTGGAAGATGACGCAGACAATTTTAATCTGCTGTTGGAACAATTGCTGCCCATTGAAAGTTTTTATCAAGAAATGGGAGGACTGATTGGTTATCATCACGCCGTGATTTCACTTATTCTTGAACAAAAAAATCCTCCAGCTAAACATCCAAATCGTTCCTATCATAACCCCGAAGGATATGATTTTTCCCACGAAAATGATGACACCTGGCAAGCCGTTAAATGGGGCATTGAAAATCTTTCCTCCCTCTCACTTATTTATCCTGTCGGAGGCGCCGGGGACCGCCTAAATTTAATGGATGAAACCACAGGAGAACCTTTACCCGCTGCACAACTCCTTTTTTGTGGAAGAACTCTTTTAGAAGGTTTGCTGCGTGACTTACAAGGGCAAGAATACCTTTATTATAAGCTTTACGGAAAGCAACTTGTCACACCGGTTGCGATGATGACTTCTCATGAAAAAAATAACCATCAGCACATCTACCAAATTTGCGAACGCAATCTCTGGTTTAATCGCTCACGGGATAACGTATTTCTTTTCATTCAACCTCTTGTTCCCGTGATCACACAAGAAGGACATTGGTTATTAAAAGATCCTTTTTCTTTAAAATTGAAGCCCGGAGGGCATGGAGTGATTTGGAAACTGGCGAAAGATGCGGGTTTATTTGAGTGGTTGAAGGAGAAAAAAAGACCCCATGCATTAATCCGCCAGATCAACAACCCACTTGCTGGAACAGATGACACATTGCTCGGTTTCGTCGGTATTGGAAGTCATCAAAACAAAGTGTTTGGTTTTGCTTCCTGTCCACGCTATCTCAATACTGCCGAAGGGATGAATGTTGTGGTTGAGGACAAAATCAATGGCACATATCGGTACTGTACAACAAATATTGAGTATACCGAATTTAAAAAATGTGGCTTAAGTGATATCCCTTGTAAAGAAGGAAGCGTCTATTCCGCTTTCCCTGCAAATACCAATATTTTATTCGCAAATTTGCAACAAATTGAACAAATCATTGAGACACATCCCTTGCCGGGAAAACTCATCAATATGAAATCAAGCGTATCGGTGGAATGTGCAGAAGGCACAAAAGAAATCCCCGCCGGAAGACTCGAAACCACAATGCAGAATATTGCGGATGCAATTTTTGACAATTTCGATCATCGATTAGAGCCGAAAGACTATCATGTATTAAAAACTTATTTAACCTATCATGAAAGACTTAAGACTATCTCTGTCACCAAGCACAGCCTTTGTCCAAATGGTTCTCTGGCCGAAACCCCCGAAAAGTGCTTCTACGATCTGATGCAAAATATGCATGCTCTTTTAAGTCAGAAGTGTCATCTCGAAATGCCTGCTATGCCATCCGAAGAAGAATACCAAAAACAAGGACCTTCTTTTATCGCACTTTTTCATCCAGCCCTCGGTCCACTCCATTCCATTATTGCACAAAAAATCTCCCAAGGCAAAATGGCCCATCAAAGCGAACTTATCTTGGAAATTGCCGAAATTTTGCTTCACCATGTTGAGTTGCAAGGTAGTTTAAAAATCTATGCAGATCGGGCCTTAGGGTATCTCAACAAGGAAGACATCATTCATTACGGCGAACAAAGTGGAAAATGTCGATTGAAAAATGTCAAAATTCGAAACAAAGGAATTGATTTTTCTCAAAAAAATATGTTCTGGAAACAAGACATTCATCATTTGGAATCCATGCAAATCAAAATTCATGGAAATGGAGAGTTCATTGCGGAGAATGTGACATTTGAAGGCAATATTCAAATCGAAGTTCCGCATGGCCACCAAATGCGTGCCTACCAAAAAGATAATCAAATAGTGTACGAAACTACACAGATTAAAAAACCTTCTTGGTATTGGTCTTATGCATGGAATTCCCATCATCGGATAAAGCTTACTCAAACTTTTTCATAA
- a CDS encoding efflux RND transporter periplasmic adaptor subunit, with translation MSRKQLYFLFLCSAFLGVTLGVWAWHHFQIKKTVKITKRQTTDLPVSVTIAELHPFQDFIDVIGTVYANESVQLSAKVTETVTKINFTEGQYVEKGEVIVELNSEEEKAIFEEAEKQYTRIQNLAQSAAVTLTKRDQQLMNMQIAQAKLNNRKIIAPFSGILGLRKVSEGTLVTPGTVITSLDDISKIKFEFSISEKRVGLVSVGQPIQASSIAYPNEAFIGTIYAMDTRVNSLTRALAAKAIIPNEKFLLKPGMLLHARIFLPAENILILPEEAILSKKGDKVVYVIDADELVEKRPVQLGRRLAGSVEITEGLQPGERVILESRVVLESGQKVAIIETKTIESSHQEFQQFKS, from the coding sequence ATGTCTCGCAAGCAACTCTACTTTTTATTTTTATGTAGTGCATTTCTGGGAGTAACCCTTGGTGTATGGGCTTGGCATCATTTTCAGATAAAAAAAACTGTCAAAATAACTAAAAGGCAAACAACCGATTTGCCTGTTTCTGTAACCATTGCCGAATTACACCCTTTTCAAGATTTTATTGACGTCATCGGAACCGTTTATGCCAATGAATCAGTGCAGCTCTCAGCAAAAGTAACGGAGACTGTTACAAAAATTAATTTTACAGAAGGCCAGTATGTTGAAAAAGGAGAAGTGATTGTTGAGCTTAATTCTGAAGAGGAAAAGGCAATTTTTGAGGAAGCTGAAAAGCAATACACGCGTATTCAAAATCTCGCGCAAAGTGCTGCCGTTACTTTAACAAAACGAGATCAGCAATTGATGAATATGCAAATTGCGCAAGCTAAATTGAATAATCGTAAAATCATCGCGCCCTTTTCGGGAATTTTGGGCCTAAGAAAAGTCAGTGAAGGGACTTTAGTCACGCCTGGTACAGTAATTACTTCATTAGACGATATAAGCAAAATTAAATTTGAATTTTCAATCTCAGAAAAACGTGTGGGTTTGGTATCTGTCGGACAACCCATTCAGGCCTCTTCAATCGCTTATCCGAATGAAGCTTTCATTGGTACCATTTATGCGATGGACACGCGTGTAAACTCCCTGACGCGTGCTCTTGCGGCAAAAGCAATCATTCCCAACGAAAAATTTCTTTTAAAACCAGGGATGCTCTTACATGCCCGCATTTTTCTCCCCGCTGAAAATATACTCATACTTCCTGAGGAAGCCATTCTGTCCAAAAAAGGAGATAAAGTGGTCTATGTGATCGATGCCGATGAGCTAGTCGAAAAACGTCCCGTTCAATTGGGAAGGCGTTTAGCAGGATCGGTCGAAATCACAGAGGGCCTCCAACCAGGCGAACGAGTGATTTTAGAGAGCCGTGTAGTGCTAGAATCTGGTCAAAAAGTGGCCATTATCGAAACAAAAACAATCGAATCTTCTCATCAGGAATTTCAACAATTTAAAAGTTAG
- a CDS encoding efflux RND transporter permease subunit, with protein MKISDVSIKRPIFALVFSLLLVLFGTLCFFKLPLREYPDVNPPVVSIRTGYTGASADIVETKITQLIEGVVSGIEGVHTIESESQDGDSSITIEFNINRDIDTAAADVRDRVSRILNDLPPEADTPEITKLDSNTHEVIWLRISSDRYNAMELTDYAHRYLVDRLAIVDGVARVRITGERRYAMRIWLDRKALAARGLTVDDIEQALKRENIELPAGRIESYKREFTIRTKRLYETADDFKNLVIKRGDGDYLVRLGDIAEIEIGPEDKRTELRANGLPAIGIGISKQSKANTLEVTRGVRKELQAIQATLPKDIHVVVSFDGSIFIEAAIWEVYLTLAITLLLVIGIIFIFLGSFRATIIPAITIPISLISVFILLYVLNYSINLLTLLALVLAIGLVVDDAIVVLENIYKKIEAGMPPLAAAFIGTRQVSFAVVATTVVLIAVFIPIAFLEGHIGKLFTEFALTLAGSVAFSSMVALTLCPMLCSKILKKEYSISYLGNLTSGFINRAHGTYQKSLVWVLKHPTFIILTSVTSLPLIYILFTTLPDEFEPLEDRGYFYTLLKAPEGSSLAYMKMHMRKIEKDFISLVDNHEATQTFLVVPSRYSSTGSLNTGRGVVLLEPWEQRTRSSKMIVDDMTERFNQYAGMQVIPIMPKGLALRRGGQPIQLVLQGSSYDELAKWRDIFIDKIKTHPGVINLDHDYKETKPQYLVEIDRDRAASLGISSEMVGKTLETMLGSRKVTTFLDRGEEYAVILQGKEDHRRTTGDLTGIYVRSSHAPELVSLFNLVRMKEISDAASLNRFNRLRAITISGSLAPGFSLGPVLSDLEKIALETLPSTIRMDYKGESRMYKETSASFLFAIALALIIVYLVLAAQFESFIHPFIILTIVPLAILGGLWGIYMWGITINIYSQIGMIMLIGLSAKNSILIVEFANQLRDEGKDILSALKEASLSRFRPILMTALSTAIGALPLVIATGAGAESRISIGVVVFVGVFFSTFLTLYIVPAFYVWMAHHTSSPETTAKELNRQLQTIENEPHHA; from the coding sequence ATGAAGATTTCGGATGTTTCGATCAAAAGACCAATCTTTGCCCTTGTGTTTAGCTTGCTTCTTGTCTTATTTGGAACACTTTGTTTCTTTAAACTTCCATTACGTGAATATCCAGATGTCAATCCCCCCGTCGTCTCTATCCGCACAGGCTACACGGGTGCATCAGCCGATATTGTAGAAACTAAAATCACGCAGTTGATCGAGGGTGTAGTGAGTGGCATTGAAGGAGTCCATACCATCGAATCCGAGAGCCAGGATGGAGACTCTTCCATCACGATTGAGTTTAATATTAACCGCGATATTGACACAGCCGCCGCCGATGTCAGAGATCGTGTTTCACGCATCTTAAATGACCTTCCTCCCGAAGCGGATACCCCAGAAATCACCAAACTAGATTCGAACACACACGAGGTCATTTGGCTGCGCATTTCCAGCGATCGGTACAATGCCATGGAACTCACAGACTATGCCCATCGTTATCTCGTCGACCGTCTTGCGATTGTCGATGGGGTCGCGCGAGTGCGCATCACAGGAGAGCGGCGTTATGCCATGCGCATTTGGCTGGATCGCAAAGCCCTGGCTGCACGTGGATTAACGGTGGATGATATCGAACAGGCCTTGAAGCGGGAAAATATCGAACTCCCCGCAGGTCGTATTGAGTCTTATAAACGGGAATTCACCATTCGAACAAAACGACTTTATGAAACCGCGGATGATTTTAAAAATCTCGTGATCAAACGGGGAGACGGCGATTATCTCGTCAGACTTGGCGATATCGCCGAAATTGAGATTGGTCCAGAAGATAAACGCACAGAACTACGAGCTAATGGCCTTCCGGCCATTGGAATCGGTATCTCCAAACAATCCAAAGCCAATACGCTGGAAGTCACCCGAGGCGTACGTAAAGAATTACAGGCCATTCAAGCAACCCTTCCTAAAGATATTCACGTGGTCGTATCGTTTGATGGTTCGATATTTATTGAAGCGGCTATTTGGGAGGTCTATTTAACTTTAGCAATCACGCTTTTGTTGGTGATTGGAATCATTTTTATCTTTCTCGGAAGTTTTCGCGCAACAATCATTCCAGCCATTACCATTCCTATTTCACTAATTTCGGTATTCATTCTCCTTTACGTTCTTAACTATTCGATCAACTTACTGACCTTGTTGGCTTTAGTGCTCGCCATCGGTCTAGTGGTCGATGACGCCATCGTCGTACTAGAAAATATTTATAAAAAAATCGAAGCGGGAATGCCCCCTCTCGCAGCTGCTTTTATTGGAACACGCCAAGTCTCTTTTGCCGTTGTCGCCACAACGGTGGTTTTGATCGCCGTATTTATTCCGATCGCTTTTTTAGAGGGCCACATCGGGAAACTGTTCACAGAGTTTGCCCTGACATTAGCTGGATCAGTGGCTTTTTCCAGTATGGTCGCCCTCACGTTATGTCCGATGCTTTGCTCTAAAATTTTGAAGAAAGAATACTCCATTTCCTATTTGGGGAATCTGACAAGTGGATTCATCAATCGGGCCCATGGCACCTATCAAAAAAGTTTGGTATGGGTGCTTAAACATCCGACATTCATCATTCTGACATCGGTTACTTCGCTCCCTCTTATTTATATACTCTTCACGACCCTTCCCGATGAATTTGAACCGCTCGAAGATAGGGGCTATTTTTATACACTTTTAAAAGCTCCAGAGGGCTCCAGTCTCGCATACATGAAAATGCATATGCGCAAAATCGAAAAAGATTTTATCTCCTTGGTCGACAACCATGAAGCCACGCAAACATTTCTCGTTGTGCCTAGTCGATATTCCAGCACAGGTTCTTTAAATACAGGTAGAGGGGTCGTTTTATTGGAACCATGGGAGCAACGCACACGTTCCTCTAAAATGATCGTAGATGACATGACAGAACGGTTTAACCAATATGCGGGCATGCAAGTTATTCCTATTATGCCTAAAGGGCTTGCTCTAAGAAGAGGTGGACAACCTATCCAACTTGTCTTACAAGGTAGCTCTTATGACGAGTTGGCCAAATGGCGCGACATTTTTATCGATAAAATCAAAACCCATCCGGGAGTTATCAATTTAGATCACGATTACAAAGAAACCAAGCCACAATACTTGGTTGAAATCGATCGAGATCGCGCGGCTAGCTTAGGGATTTCAAGTGAGATGGTGGGAAAGACCTTAGAAACGATGTTAGGTTCACGTAAAGTCACCACATTCCTTGATCGAGGCGAAGAATATGCCGTCATTCTTCAGGGCAAGGAAGATCATCGCCGCACAACAGGTGATTTAACAGGGATCTATGTACGCTCTTCCCACGCACCCGAATTAGTGTCTTTATTTAACCTTGTACGGATGAAAGAAATATCGGATGCCGCCTCTTTGAACCGCTTTAATCGGTTGAGAGCAATTACAATTAGCGGAAGCTTGGCTCCTGGATTTTCCTTAGGGCCTGTCTTAAGTGATCTTGAAAAAATAGCACTTGAGACACTCCCTTCTACGATCCGAATGGACTACAAAGGGGAATCGCGCATGTATAAAGAAACGAGTGCCTCATTTCTTTTTGCCATTGCCCTAGCCTTAATTATCGTCTATCTAGTCTTGGCCGCTCAATTTGAAAGTTTTATTCATCCTTTTATTATTTTGACAATTGTCCCTTTAGCTATCTTAGGCGGTCTCTGGGGAATTTATATGTGGGGCATCACCATCAATATCTACAGCCAAATTGGAATGATTATGCTCATTGGTCTTTCGGCCAAAAACTCGATCTTAATTGTAGAATTTGCCAATCAGCTGCGCGATGAGGGAAAAGATATTTTGAGCGCTTTAAAAGAAGCCTCTCTTTCCCGATTTCGTCCGATCTTGATGACGGCGCTGTCGACAGCAATTGGAGCTCTGCCCCTCGTCATTGCCACCGGAGCAGGAGCTGAAAGTCGCATTAGCATTGGAGTGGTTGTTTTTGTGGGTGTCTTTTTTTCCACATTCTTAACCCTCTACATCGTCCCCGCCTTTTATGTCTGGATGGCTCACCATACAAGCTCACCAGAAACAACTGCCAAAGAATTAAATCGGCAGCTTCAGACAATCGAAAACGAGCCACATCATGCATAA
- a CDS encoding TolC family outer membrane protein: protein MHKLLKILPFLLLIKTSVFALTLTEALEHFVATYPGIQAQYQNVRAAENRIDVARSGYRPTVYSYGEIGVARYTRSSDRSVFRTPKAIGISASQPLYRGGRTIAAIKGSKYAYLAQELSYEEEMEQQLLETATLYIDVLREQEILKANLNNEEYLKKELQVVTDRFKLGDVTRTDLAQAKSRFAGAQAQVIQSRGNLTSIKAELERLISQKVSTLEFPEFTPNLPKNVEAFCEKALAQNKELAAQLARYHAAIQVYREIKGEQYPELDLDSWIQHNRDQAIPHEYTNEIVAELSFTIPLYQAGRVKARMREAAALAQKEWLIYLEIEKFIRQYCVQAWENLETSKFQITAYKTQLETAEVALKGVQEEESAGMRTILDILNAEFEVLYAKVNLIDARRDQFVAELEILHLLSNLFTQFLA from the coding sequence ATGCATAAATTGTTAAAAATACTTCCATTTCTTCTTCTCATAAAAACTTCAGTGTTCGCCCTCACCCTTACGGAAGCTTTAGAACATTTTGTGGCGACCTATCCAGGGATTCAGGCGCAATATCAAAACGTACGCGCAGCGGAAAATCGGATCGATGTGGCTCGTTCAGGCTATCGTCCGACGGTTTATTCCTATGGAGAAATTGGTGTGGCTCGCTATACGCGTTCTTCTGATCGCTCTGTCTTTAGAACGCCAAAGGCAATCGGAATTTCAGCCAGCCAGCCCTTGTATAGGGGAGGGCGCACCATAGCTGCCATAAAAGGCTCAAAATATGCGTATCTCGCACAAGAATTAAGCTATGAAGAGGAAATGGAGCAACAGCTTCTTGAAACGGCGACTTTGTACATCGATGTGCTACGTGAGCAAGAAATTTTAAAGGCGAATCTCAATAACGAAGAGTATTTGAAAAAAGAGCTGCAAGTGGTCACCGATCGGTTTAAGCTGGGCGATGTGACAAGAACTGACTTGGCACAAGCAAAGTCTCGCTTTGCAGGGGCCCAAGCGCAAGTGATTCAATCGCGTGGCAATTTAACAAGCATCAAAGCAGAGCTTGAGCGACTGATTAGCCAAAAAGTTTCTACCTTAGAATTCCCTGAATTTACCCCAAACCTGCCTAAAAATGTGGAAGCATTTTGTGAGAAAGCCCTAGCTCAAAATAAAGAATTAGCAGCACAATTGGCCAGATATCATGCGGCCATCCAAGTCTATCGAGAAATCAAAGGAGAGCAGTATCCAGAGCTAGATTTAGATAGCTGGATTCAGCACAATCGCGATCAGGCAATTCCGCATGAATATACGAATGAAATTGTGGCCGAACTCAGCTTCACAATTCCCCTTTACCAGGCAGGCAGAGTCAAAGCAAGGATGCGAGAAGCGGCGGCCTTAGCTCAAAAAGAATGGTTAATTTATTTAGAAATCGAAAAATTCATTCGCCAATACTGCGTTCAAGCTTGGGAAAACCTGGAAACATCCAAGTTCCAGATCACCGCCTATAAAACGCAGTTAGAAACAGCAGAAGTGGCATTAAAAGGGGTACAGGAGGAAGAATCAGCAGGCATGCGCACCATACTCGATATTCTTAACGCGGAGTTTGAAGTCCTCTACGCCAAAGTCAATCTCATCGATGCGCGCCGCGATCAATTTGTTGCTGAATTGGAAATCTTGCATCTCCTCAGCAACCTATTTACTCAATTTTTAGCCTAG
- a CDS encoding linear amide C-N hydrolase, with the protein MLRKIWNSVSFKVIALAICTIPSSGFSCTDFLLKAEDRTCIVGRSLEFAQILPTRVQLFPKGEQFQSPAPNNQKGMQWTSKYAFVGMVILPSKAISDGFNEKGFSVGALWMPGTEYPAVSSAPADTMIHFADIMAWLLGNVETVEEAKNALEKMHVYSDKVAGFSIIPPVHLSLHDANGKSGVVEFIKGKVNIYDNPVDVLTNAPEYPWHLTNLSNYINLSPVNAGELKIGNAVITATGQGTGFLGVPGDWTPPSRFVRTALFKNAMGAPKTGKAGINAAFHLLNTVDIPYGTVREKESNSGDFTQWIVVKDLTNKKLYVRTYGDLNIREFDFLNGDQNSQEAKKGIDLQTQAL; encoded by the coding sequence ATGCTAAGAAAAATTTGGAATTCAGTCAGTTTTAAAGTGATTGCTTTAGCCATCTGCACCATTCCGTCAAGTGGTTTTAGCTGCACAGATTTTTTGCTAAAAGCGGAAGACCGCACCTGCATTGTTGGACGCTCTTTGGAATTTGCCCAAATTCTGCCTACACGTGTACAACTTTTTCCAAAGGGGGAACAGTTTCAAAGTCCTGCACCTAACAATCAAAAAGGCATGCAATGGACCTCCAAGTATGCTTTCGTTGGCATGGTGATTTTGCCTTCAAAGGCTATTTCAGATGGATTTAATGAAAAAGGATTTTCCGTAGGAGCATTATGGATGCCTGGGACAGAATATCCAGCAGTTTCCTCGGCACCGGCTGATACAATGATCCATTTTGCAGATATTATGGCATGGTTATTGGGAAATGTTGAAACGGTCGAAGAAGCCAAAAATGCTCTTGAAAAAATGCATGTTTATTCGGATAAAGTTGCAGGCTTTTCGATAATTCCACCTGTGCATTTGTCGTTGCATGATGCCAACGGAAAAAGTGGGGTTGTTGAGTTCATTAAAGGCAAAGTCAATATTTATGATAATCCTGTCGATGTTTTAACAAATGCGCCTGAATATCCTTGGCACCTAACCAATTTGAGCAATTACATCAATCTTTCTCCAGTTAATGCCGGAGAATTAAAAATAGGCAATGCCGTGATTACCGCTACGGGACAAGGAACAGGTTTTCTAGGTGTTCCAGGGGACTGGACGCCTCCTTCACGTTTTGTACGCACGGCTCTTTTTAAGAATGCGATGGGTGCCCCAAAGACTGGTAAAGCAGGAATCAATGCGGCTTTTCACCTCCTCAATACGGTGGATATCCCTTATGGAACAGTCCGCGAAAAAGAAAGTAACAGTGGCGATTTTACGCAGTGGATTGTTGTGAAAGATTTAACGAACAAGAAATTGTACGTGCGCACCTATGGAGATCTCAACATTCGAGAGTTTGATTTTTTAAATGGAGACCAAAATTCTCAAGAAGCCAAGAAAGGGATTGATTTGCAGACTCAGGCTCTTTGA